The genomic DNA AAGAGGTTTCGGGGAACGTTCAAACGGTGTCGATTGCAGTCAATGAGATGAACCAATCGATTGTCGAAGTGGCTCAAAGTGCCGAACGATCGGCATCGGTCGCGGGACAGGCGGCGCACCTGGTCGAACTTTCCAATGACAAGATTTCGGAACTGGGCCTTGCCGCGGATGAAATTGGCAAAGTGATCCAAGTGATTCAAGACATTGCCGAACAAACCAACCTGCTGGCGTTGAATGCCACGATTGAAGCGGCACGGGCAGGCGAGGCGGGGAAAGGCTTTGCCGTCGTTGCCACCGAAGTCAAGGAGCTTGCCAAACAAACCGCTGCGGCCACCGACGACATTCGTCGTCGCATCGAAGGCATCCAAGGTTCGACCGGAGACGCGGTCAAAGCGATTCGTGAGATCAGTGAAGTGATCAACAATGTCAACCAGGCCTCGCTGACGATCGCATCGGCAGTGGAGCAACAGAGCATGGCGACCAAGCAGATCTCCGACAACGTCTCGCAAACGGCGCAGTCGGCGGCCGCCGTGGCGCGAAGCGTTCAGGAATCGGCAACGGCAAGTCGAGAGATCACTCAAAACATCTCGAGTGTCGACGGTGTGCTGCGACAAACCTCCGACAGCGCCAACAACACGCGCCGCGCCGGTGATGAATTCAGCGACTTGGCAAACCAGCTATCCAAACTGGTCGGCCAATTTAAGACTGGCGACGCCGCCGATGCGGAGAACCCTTCCTCGCTAGCGTGTTAGCGGGACCTCTCGATTGGATCAGGGTAGCGGACGAGCTCAGCGCTCCCAGCTTCTGGCGACGCGCTGTCTCGTCCCTGCACCGGCTTTCCAATATCCAATTCAAATAACACACGTCTCAGCCCGTATCCCTCATTCCCCGATAGGTTTCTGGTGTCCACAACGCTACGAAAAATTTTGATTGTCGACGATTCGCCGGTGTACCGCCGATTTGTCGTACAGACCCTGGAAGGTCTGCAAGGACATACGGTGGTTGGTCAAGCAGCCGACGGCGTTACGGCGCTACAGGCGATTGCGACCCTGCGCCCCGATGTGGTGACGCTGGATGTCGAGATGCCCGGCTTGAACGGCCTGGAGGTGCTCAAGCAGATCAAGAAATTGGCTCCCCATACCGAAGTGATCATGCTCAGCTCGCTGACGCTACAGTCGGCGAGCCTAACGATCCAGGCGATCGAATCGGGGGCCTTCGATTTTGTTTTGAAACCGCAAGGGATGGATTTGGAATCCAATCGCAGAAAGCTTCGCGATGCGTTGTTCCAACGGTTTCAAGCGATCTCGCAAAACGTAAAACGCCACGCGTTTCCCGCCCCGTCCCAACCGCTGGCTTCGCGGCCGGGACCCTCGTCGTCGCCAGCGTCACTTGGCGGCCGAGCCAACGGGCACCGCGACGCCCCACGGCGAGAATTTGGGACGCCGCAAGTGATCGTGATTGGAATTTCGACAGGCGGTCCTCAGGCCCTGCGGTCGGTCGTCTCCCAATTGCCTCGCGACTTCTCGGTTCCGATCGCGATCGTGCAACATATGCCGCCATTGTTTACACGATCGTTGGCCGAAGAACTGGACCGGATCTCCCCGTTGCAGGTTTTCGAAGCAGCCTCGGGCGATAGTTTGCAGGCAGGACAGATTGCCATCGCGCCAGGCGGATTTCATTTAACGCTGCAACGCATGGCTGCGGGTATCACTCTGCGGGTGAACGATAATCCGCCCGAGCGCAGCTGTCGCCCATCGGTCAACATCCTATTTCGATCCGCCGCCGCACAATTCGGCAACCGGGCGATCGGGGTGGTGATGACGGGCATGGGAGACGATGGCACCGAAGGCGCCCGGGAACTGCGAACGCAAGGGGCTCGAATCTTGGCCCAAGACGCCCAGTCGTGTGTCGTTTACGGCATGCCGTGCGCCGTCGCGGAAGCGGGACTCGTAGACGAAGTCGTTGGATTAAATGATGTCGCATCCAAACTGACTGCACTCACCAGACGTCCGGCATTGGTAGGCAGATCATGAAGACGCTCGAAGCAAGCAGTGACATCATCGGCATCGTCGATGTGATCGAACAATTATGCGGCATTCAGGTCGACGATCGTAAGCTATATTTGCTGGAACATCGATTTGGAGAATTGATGCGTGAGGCCTCGTTCTCCAATTATGCAGAACTCGCCCGTCGCGCACGCGAGGACCGCGAGTTACAACAACAGATTGTTGAACGGATTACGACGCGGGAAACACTGTTTTTTCGTGATGGCAGTCCGTTCCAAGCCCTACAACACAAACTACTACCCGAAATAATCGACGCACGATCGACGACCCGGAATCCTAAACGTTTGCGTTTGTGGTCGGCTGCCTGCAGCAGTGGACAAGAACCGTACAGTTTAGCGATTACGCTCCGAGAGCTACTGCCCGACGTGGATCGCTGGGATATCCAGATTCTGGCCAGCGATATTTCCTCGACTGCGATCGCACAAGCCAAGCAAGGCGCATATTCCGAACATGAAATCTCACGTGGACTCTCGCCGGCGCAATTGAACCGCTACTTTCGCAAAGAGGGCAGTCTTTGGCGAGTCAACGATAATTTAAGATCGATGATTCGATTTGAAGAACGCAATTTTTTGCAACCGTTTACCTCCGTTGGCATGTTCGATGTCGTATTTTGTCGTAATTTAGCAATCTATTTTTCAGACACCAATCGCAAAGACCTGTTTCATCGGATCGCCAACCAAATGGTTGACGACGGCCTGCTGTTTATCGGTGCCCAGGAATACCATGCCGACATGAGTCAACGTTACACGATGGAACAACACTGCCGCGCGACCGTGTACCGTCCTAAAAAACATTTCCTATAACCATCTGATCCACGGTACCCCGCCGCAAGGATTTTGACACGCCATGAATGCTGATGAAATACAAGCTTTGCTCGACGCAGCTCCCCAATCCGTCGTGCCCGCCACCAGCGTTGCCGTCCTGAATGAGGTGGATGAAGTCGAGCCCGCGGCCGAAGCGGCTGCCGAAGACGAACAACCAGGGCCCCCCGAATTCGCATTTGGTGGCGACGAACCGGAAGAGGAATTAAAGGTCTCGGTTGTCGACGAATCGGCCACATCGACCGTTCAGGTTCAGCCCGCACCACAGGAAATGCCCAGCGAACCTGCCGCAAGCCCCATCGCTGCCCCTCAGGTTGCAGCGATCGCGACCGGCCCCGCTTCGATTCCGATGTGGATCAAAGGGACCGCGGGAGTTGCGTTGGTGCTGTCGATCGCGGCGACCACATTGGGATTCATCAACCGCAGCGTTTTGGAAGCCCGGATCGAACAGCTGGACGTTCAAAATGTGAGCCTCCGCGACCGCTGTGATTTCCAGCAGGCGTTGTGCCAACAATTGATGGGCAATCCAGGAGATCCCGATAAACCGTTCTGGGATGTCCGATCGCATGTGTTGAATCTCGACCAAGCGTTTCTCGCCCAAGTCCCCACACAAGTGGGAAGCGTCAATGTGATTCGCTCCCGCCCCACCTCGTTGAACGAACGGACGCAATTACATTTTGAAATCACCAACCCCAACGCGTTGACCTTGCATCGCGGACAACTGATCGTCCGCACATCCAGCGTTCCCCACGATCCAGGCCAGGACTACGATTACGAGGCCCTGAGGGCATGGTACAAGACGGTTAAGACAACCACTTACGAAATCGGGGAACTACGGTCCGGCCAAACGCGGGTCGTAGAAGCATCGGCCGGGACCGCGGATGATTCCGATCCGGACCCTCAATACGTCGACTTCCAAGTCACGTTCGGGTATTACTCAGCGAACGACAGTTCCCTGGCGACGGCTTCCGCAGCGGAGTGACGGTCGACATCGGCCAATGTTTCCGACTTAGCCGACCGACAACATCCGATCGAGTACCGGCACGCGGCTGACCGGTGTCGAAGTTCCAATACGTTGGAACCTTAGCGTCGAACGCACCACCATCGACACGCGCCGATGGTTAGCCGTCGCAGCGCTTTGATCGTGACCAACGATCGAACCGCAGCGTCTCTTCCGCGCATGGCGACGCTGTTGCAAACCGTCTTCCGGTTCCTGCACGGGGCCACACGACCAACGGTCTACAAAATCGTGAGGCTGGCAGGTCCTAGCAACACTTGCCCCAACAAGATTCGCGAGGCAAAGGACACGAACCTCGTGGACAGCCAAACGGCAGAGCCCTCGACATCTGAACGCCGATTGCCGATCCATCGATTCAAAGGGGCGTCGGGAAAGCTTCGCGACAGCAGAGACAACGCAAAAAAATAGCGGCCCAGGTTTCCTGCCCCGGTCGGGTACGCTACCCCAAAGGATCGCGCATCAACCTTTTATGAAACCTGAGCCGCTCTGGTGGGAAGAACGATCGCATTGGAAGTCTTTGCAAGTTCCACACATCAGCGTGGTGCCCCACTTACAAAAACTAACGATCAATTCATCGCCTGTTTGAACCCGAGGGATCGCAGGGGTACGTCGGCAATGGAATCGTACGCGTCCATTTTCATGAACGGATTGCCAACGATTTTGAAGTGCCCCAGCAGATGTCGAATCGAGTGTGACGAGTCGTCAGCACGCGCGAAGAACAACGCCATCGAAGCGTCGTCCCAAACGTGTTGCTGACACTAGAAATCTACGTTGGGAATGGAACCGATGCGCGCGATTCCTTGATAAAATCGCACATTCCCCACCATAAACATGACGTAAGGGAAGTCATTCGTTAACTGGGCACCTCGATCCCATTGCCAACCCGGTTCGACCGAACGGGATTTTTTGGCAGACGCTTCCTGTACCTACAAAAACAGCCAGGCAATCCTGCCCGGCTGTTTGAATTTTCTTCGCCAGCGATTTCGCGCTGGTCATCGTCCCTCTCAGTCGGCCAACGTGTAATCGTCGGCTCGCGAGATCTGAACCGCCGGCGCGTCCTTGGAGACATAATTGACAACCGACATGGCCGCTCGCAATTCATGGAGATTGAAGAACGGTGTGTTGCCCGTGTACTTCGATTCGGTGCGATTGATCTGAGCCAGTTCTTGCCACGACAACTTGTCCGTCAGGTGCCATGCCGCCGCTTGAGCGGTGTTCTGTGGCAAACGGCCGTATCCCAGGTGGGTGCACAATTCGATCACGTGAGGATCTTGAGTGAATTGCTCAATCGGAATGATCGTGTAAGCGATCTTAGGGTTGGGATCGGGCTTGCCGTGTTCCAGACAGACCGTGGTGAGAGCTACTTTATGGCGTTTTTCTGCTGCGACTCGCATGAATCCGCCGCCCATGCCACCGCCGCCCATGCCGCCACCCATGCCACCGCCCATGCCGCCGCCCATGCCCCCCATGCCGCCGCCCATCCCTTGAGACATGCCGCCGCCGCCCATGCCACCCATGCCGCCGCCGCCCATGCCACCCATGCCGCCACCGCCCATGCCACCCATGCCGCCACCAAATTGAGCTTGGATCGGCACGGCAGCAAACGCGTCGGGCAATTGAATGTGCAGCGGTTGCTTGGTTTTGTTTTCGACCATCAGATTGGCACGCGCTGCATCGCGAGGCACAAACTTCACTTCAATGTCGCCGTTTTTCATCGCTTCAAACAACTCGACGTGGCGAAGCCCTTGCTCCCCCGCGTCCTGTCGTTCCACGCCCATCGCAGGCTGCAGACCGCAGACCAGCAGACCAAAAATTGCTGTCGAATGGATCGCTGATTGAAACACTGTTCGTACGCTCATTGAATTTCCTCTATGTCTCATGTTCCTCACCTGGCGGAATCGCGGTGGGACAGGAACCCTTACTCAACCACACGCGATTTGGCTCGACTACGTTCGCTAGGAGCCGGCACGCCATGGCCTTGTATCCCAGAATAGTCGCATCCTGTGCCACGTTAAAGCAGAATCTGTGCCAATACTTCAATCAAAGCTGGCTTCACCATGTTTCTTGGCCTACAGCCCTCCACGGCCTACCCATGCTTCCCAATCTTCCACCGCGGGGACTCCAACACGCGGCGGCTCCATGTTGCAGAATTGAACAGCTGGATTTGAATCGTACAGATGATCCGGCCGGCGAGAAAAGCGTTACCAACGGTACCAGAGTTCCAACTCCTGCGTCGAGGCCGCGACGGGAACCAGATATTCCTGATGCTCTTTCCAGGATCGCAACCGAGTCCCGTCTCGCAGTGTTTCGCTGACCAAAACGGTCACCGCTTGGTCGTTCACGAAACCGCCATCCTCGGTTTTTGTCAACGTTTTCCCTGTATTTGCCCTCAACCACAGCGTGTCCATCGATTGGGATTCAGCGTCTCGCGTCATCCGAACCGTCCGTTTCAATTGTCGCGGCCCCTCTGCCACGATCCGATCCTCGATGCCGATCCCGTTCCAACGGTACAGCATCACAGGGACTCCTTGCGAATCTAACCGATAGCCGTCGAAACGCACCGCCGAAGCGGACTCGTCGAAATCGGGCCACGGCAGCTTCAGATCCTTCAAATTCGCGAACAAGGGCCCTTCGGGCATCGTCACGAGCGCATCCCCCAACGGATCCGCGGGGGGAGCGGAGCGGATAAACCACGTTCCCTGGGCATCCAGGAATCGGCCCCGCCAAGCGACTGCGAGCCTGACTTTTTCAGCGTCAAATGCGTAATGCAGGCCTTCGGGAAAGCCGACGGCAATCGCGTGTTGCCCCGCTTGCTGCATGAACGTTCGCAGCACGACCGGCCGTTCAACAGGTACCAGTTCGTAATCTTGAGCGCGGGCTTCTCGGATCTTTTCAGGCAGCCCATGCTTGGGAACATTGGCCAAATACGCCCAAATCGCCGCGATTTGCCGCTCGGCATCGCCGTCCAAAATCGCCGGATTGCTGCTGACCCCATCGGGGAAAAACGTCGGCATTCGCGTCTGTTTCTTAAGACTTCCGGGGTTTAAAAGGAAATCGTGAAACCACTGCGGCTGGAGACGCTGCGACACCTGGTTCAGGTCGATGCCGACAATCCCCGGCAGGCTGTCGCCATCAAACTGGTGGCACTGCACGCAACCGGCATCCATTAACTGACGTCCCGCCTCGATAAGTTCTTTTCCTTTTGTCTCGCCGAAAACTTGATCCGCCGAACGGTCGGTGAGTTTTGACGACGCGCCGTCGACTTTTGTCAACAACGGAACCATCGATTTCGCCACACCGCCAGGAAACTTAGGCATCCGGATTTGCATGTGCGGACGCAGGTCGGCATTGCTTCCCTGTAACACCTTGGTTAGCCAGGTCCCATTTAATTTGCGGCCGACGTTGGACAGCGGCGGCGGTAACCGCCCTTCGTCGCCAAGATCGACATGCCCGACGGTCTCGAAATAATTCTTGCGATAGCGGCCCACACCTCCCAATTCATCGCGCTGATGACAGCCGTAACAATTCATTTGCAGGAAATGGGCTTGCAAGCTGACCGCGTCGGATGTGGAGGCTCCATTGCCGGCAGCCGAAAGCGCTGACGTGATGGCGTGTGTTTGAAGTTCGTCGATTCCGAATCGGGGCGTTTGGGGATCCTCTGCCGCCAAGCAACCCTGTCCCGCTGAACTGGCGAGCGCTGCCAGCGGCCGCGCCGCTAGGCTTGGCTTGATGTCGCCCGCGCGATGACAATTCGCACAGCCCAGCGAAACGAACAGCTTGCGTCCTTCATCGATCCGCGTTGACGTAACGTCGGACTCGCGCGGCGCTGCCGCGATGGCTTCGGACGACGAATCGGACGACGAATCGGACAACAGATAGGCCGCGATATCGGCGGCTTCCACAACCAACAACTTCAGATTTGGCATCCGCCCTGAAGGGCGAACTTTTTCGGGGTCCAACAGAAAGTGGGTCAACGAGAGCGGCGTGTACTTTGATGCCACATCGCCGTGAGGAACCGAGGCGACCCGCCGCGCGGCTCCCGACAACCCGAGATCCTCCAATTCTTCCGGGTCCAATTGTTCCAGCATCGCATCCAACGGCGACGCTTTCACCTCGGCGGTTTCATAATCGGCGTCGGGTTCGTGACAGGCGACACAACCTATTCTGTGATACAGACGTCGACCATTCTCCGCGTCGCCGTGCTCCCAAAAGCGATACGGAACCGGATTCGCCCCCGTACCTTTGATTTCCGGAAACGTCTGCTTCAGCGACCCTAAATAGGCAACCAAGGCGTCGATCGCCGCGGGACGCTGGGTTGCGTCGAGCGCTGACAAAACGTTCGGCATCGTCGTCCCTGGCTTTGTGGCGGCCGGATCATTCAGGTAGCGGGTTAGAAAGTCGTGTTGTAACCGCGAACCGACAGCGTCCAAGCGCGGACCACCTTTCGGAGACCACAGCGGATTGCTTGTTGCATGGCAAGCCGCACAACTCAATTCGCTGATCAACAATCCACCCGCCAATTCGTCGTCGATCTCTTCGTGGACCGCGAAGCGTTCAAAGCCCGACACAAACGGTCGCGGCGCCGATTCGGCAGCCGAAATTTGAACAACGGAGGTCTCCGCAGCGCAGAGAAATACCAAGACCGAAAGGAGGAACAAGTGACGCATTCGAATTCGGGGGTCGAAGATTGGGGGGAGAACCGCAACTGACACGGGGGCTATCGAGGTCGCAAGTATAACGACTTCTCGACGCCGCGGTTCCCCCACCCTGTCAGCGCGAACCGAGGCTACAGCCAGACGCGTTGGACGCGATGGTTGTTGGAATCGAGCACATGCAGACGACCACGTGAATCGCGGACGACTCCCCAGGGCTGGAACAGTTCTCCCGCGGCGTGCCCCGGCCGGCCCCAGACCTGTAACGACCGCCCATGCAGATCAAACTTTTGAATTCGATCGTTGCCGTATTCGCAGACGTACAGGCAGTCCTCGTTTTCGCCCAACGTAATTCCGTAGGGGTAGTACAGTTGTCCGGGCTGGTGTCCAAATTCGCCCCACACCCGCACCAGCCGCGCTTCGGTTCCGCGCGCATCAAACACTTGAATCCGGTGGTTGCACGAATCGGCAACCCACAGCCTGTCTTGACGATCGATCGCCAGACTTTGGGGACGGACAAATTGGCCCGGATGGGCACCCGTTGAACCCCACTGCATCAAGAACTTTCCCTCGGCAGAAAACTTCTGAATCCGATCGACGTCGCTGTATTCTCCGGTGTAATAATTGCCAGAGGTATCGCGGACCGCATCGGTGATAAAGGAAAATTCGCCAGCCCCCGTCCCCTGCGTTCCCCCGAGGGTCTCCGATTCGATCAACGTGCCATCGAGCGAATAGGAAAGCAATTGAAAGTAGTGCGTGTCAGCGACCAACAATCGCCCCGACGCGGCGTCGACCTCCAACCCCGTCGGCCGCCCATTCGTTGCGTCGGGAGTTTTCCAGCCTCGCAGAAACTGACCGTCAGCGTTGAAGACCTGAATTCGTCCCGTCGTGTCGACGATGTACAACTGATCATCGGGATCGATTGCGATCGCTCGGGGCTTCTGAAATCGACCATCGGACAGCCCGCGACGCCCCCAAACGAGGTCGACTTCGCCACTGGTCCCCGCGGGAACGATGCAGCCCGCCAGCGGGAGGTGCATCGCAATCGACGCCAATCCCGCGATGCGTCCCAAAAACGTTCGGCGGCAGGAGCGTCCGACACGGTTCCCTGGCGCAGGCTGGAAAAACGGCAGGCAATCGTGAACGCTGGACATTTGTGGAATTTGCATAATTTGGCGAACTGCCTAAGGACCCGAACGTCCCAAACTCCCAAAGAACAGCCCAGACGGAAGCGGGTCCGAACCGGGGATAACGGTACGAACACCCCATTGCTGCGGTTGAAGCAAGTTTAGGCTTCAACATATAATAGGCGATTCCATTTCTCCATTGCCAATCACAGGAACGCCGCGAATTCATGCCAACGGTTATTGATTTGCAGCGTGCTGACGACCCGCGAGACATCGTTTATTTGGCGGTCCAGGCGCTTGCCGAGGGCAAGGTGATTGCGTTGCCCACCGAAACCGTTTATGGGCTGGCGGCAAGTGTTTTGTGTGCCGATGCGGTCCAGCGAATGGCCGAACTCAAACACACCCTGGATGACCCTACATCCTCCAGCGAACCATCAAAAGCCAAGTATTCGTTGGCAATTGCAGTCAAAAGCGTTGATGAAGCGGTGGATTACATGTGCCACGACTCCCCCTTAGCGATTCGCTTTGCCCGCCGTTGCTGGCCCGGACCGGTTACTCTGGTCGTACCGTGCGACATGACGCGGTCGGCAGTTTCTTGTTTTCCGCCTCAGGTCCGCGAACTTGTCGTCAACCAATCCGGACATATAGGTATCCGTGTCGTAGCACATCGGTTGTTTGAACAACTGCAAAAATATTGCGCCGGGCCGATCGTGATTTGCAGCGCCAATCGCTGCGGATCCCCATCGGCAAGCACTGGCGTTGCCGTGGTGGAACAATTCGGCGACGATGTACCGTTGATCGTGGACGACGGCCCCACCCGGTATGGTGGTCCGTCGACCGTCGTTCGAACTAATGGAAACCAATTTAAAATCATTCGAGAGGGCGTCGTGGAAACCGCAGCGATTCGTCAATACGCACGACCATCGATCGTGCTTGTCTGCACCGGCAACACCTGTCGCAGCCCGATGGCCGAAGCTTTGCTGAAAAAACGGATCGATGAACGGTTTGGCAACAGCCCTGGCGGCGCGATCATCCCCAGCGTCAGTTCGGTCGGTTTGTCCGCCATGCCGGGGGATCAAGCCGCCACGCAAGCCGTGGATGTCATGCGAGAGCGCGGCCTGGACATTTCTGGACATGAGAGCCAGCCGTTTGGCGAACAGACAATCCGTTCGGCCGACCTCATCCTGACGATGACTCGCTCACACCGCAACGCCATCCTCCAGCGCTGGCCGCATGCCCAGGACCGTGTGTTTACGGTC from Rosistilla carotiformis includes the following:
- a CDS encoding protein-glutamate methylesterase/protein-glutamine glutaminase; protein product: MSTTLRKILIVDDSPVYRRFVVQTLEGLQGHTVVGQAADGVTALQAIATLRPDVVTLDVEMPGLNGLEVLKQIKKLAPHTEVIMLSSLTLQSASLTIQAIESGAFDFVLKPQGMDLESNRRKLRDALFQRFQAISQNVKRHAFPAPSQPLASRPGPSSSPASLGGRANGHRDAPRREFGTPQVIVIGISTGGPQALRSVVSQLPRDFSVPIAIVQHMPPLFTRSLAEELDRISPLQVFEAASGDSLQAGQIAIAPGGFHLTLQRMAAGITLRVNDNPPERSCRPSVNILFRSAAAQFGNRAIGVVMTGMGDDGTEGARELRTQGARILAQDAQSCVVYGMPCAVAEAGLVDEVVGLNDVASKLTALTRRPALVGRS
- a CDS encoding CheR family methyltransferase codes for the protein MKTLEASSDIIGIVDVIEQLCGIQVDDRKLYLLEHRFGELMREASFSNYAELARRAREDRELQQQIVERITTRETLFFRDGSPFQALQHKLLPEIIDARSTTRNPKRLRLWSAACSSGQEPYSLAITLRELLPDVDRWDIQILASDISSTAIAQAKQGAYSEHEISRGLSPAQLNRYFRKEGSLWRVNDNLRSMIRFEERNFLQPFTSVGMFDVVFCRNLAIYFSDTNRKDLFHRIANQMVDDGLLFIGAQEYHADMSQRYTMEQHCRATVYRPKKHFL
- a CDS encoding c-type cytochrome, whose translation is MRHLFLLSVLVFLCAAETSVVQISAAESAPRPFVSGFERFAVHEEIDDELAGGLLISELSCAACHATSNPLWSPKGGPRLDAVGSRLQHDFLTRYLNDPAATKPGTTMPNVLSALDATQRPAAIDALVAYLGSLKQTFPEIKGTGANPVPYRFWEHGDAENGRRLYHRIGCVACHEPDADYETAEVKASPLDAMLEQLDPEELEDLGLSGAARRVASVPHGDVASKYTPLSLTHFLLDPEKVRPSGRMPNLKLLVVEAADIAAYLLSDSSSDSSSEAIAAAPRESDVTSTRIDEGRKLFVSLGCANCHRAGDIKPSLAARPLAALASSAGQGCLAAEDPQTPRFGIDELQTHAITSALSAAGNGASTSDAVSLQAHFLQMNCYGCHQRDELGGVGRYRKNYFETVGHVDLGDEGRLPPPLSNVGRKLNGTWLTKVLQGSNADLRPHMQIRMPKFPGGVAKSMVPLLTKVDGASSKLTDRSADQVFGETKGKELIEAGRQLMDAGCVQCHQFDGDSLPGIVGIDLNQVSQRLQPQWFHDFLLNPGSLKKQTRMPTFFPDGVSSNPAILDGDAERQIAAIWAYLANVPKHGLPEKIREARAQDYELVPVERPVVLRTFMQQAGQHAIAVGFPEGLHYAFDAEKVRLAVAWRGRFLDAQGTWFIRSAPPADPLGDALVTMPEGPLFANLKDLKLPWPDFDESASAVRFDGYRLDSQGVPVMLYRWNGIGIEDRIVAEGPRQLKRTVRMTRDAESQSMDTLWLRANTGKTLTKTEDGGFVNDQAVTVLVSETLRDGTRLRSWKEHQEYLVPVAASTQELELWYRW
- a CDS encoding NHL repeat-containing protein; its protein translation is MQIPQMSSVHDCLPFFQPAPGNRVGRSCRRTFLGRIAGLASIAMHLPLAGCIVPAGTSGEVDLVWGRRGLSDGRFQKPRAIAIDPDDQLYIVDTTGRIQVFNADGQFLRGWKTPDATNGRPTGLEVDAASGRLLVADTHYFQLLSYSLDGTLIESETLGGTQGTGAGEFSFITDAVRDTSGNYYTGEYSDVDRIQKFSAEGKFLMQWGSTGAHPGQFVRPQSLAIDRQDRLWVADSCNHRIQVFDARGTEARLVRVWGEFGHQPGQLYYPYGITLGENEDCLYVCEYGNDRIQKFDLHGRSLQVWGRPGHAAGELFQPWGVVRDSRGRLHVLDSNNHRVQRVWL
- a CDS encoding Sua5/YciO/YrdC/YwlC family protein encodes the protein MPTVIDLQRADDPRDIVYLAVQALAEGKVIALPTETVYGLAASVLCADAVQRMAELKHTLDDPTSSSEPSKAKYSLAIAVKSVDEAVDYMCHDSPLAIRFARRCWPGPVTLVVPCDMTRSAVSCFPPQVRELVVNQSGHIGIRVVAHRLFEQLQKYCAGPIVICSANRCGSPSASTGVAVVEQFGDDVPLIVDDGPTRYGGPSTVVRTNGNQFKIIREGVVETAAIRQYARPSIVLVCTGNTCRSPMAEALLKKRIDERFGNSPGGAIIPSVSSVGLSAMPGDQAATQAVDVMRERGLDISGHESQPFGEQTIRSADLILTMTRSHRNAILQRWPHAQDRVFTVRRDGGDISDPVGSPVQIYQACADQIDRELAQWVESLGPEWLAIPESGEEGEN